A DNA window from Helianthus annuus cultivar XRQ/B chromosome 15, HanXRQr2.0-SUNRISE, whole genome shotgun sequence contains the following coding sequences:
- the LOC110914227 gene encoding uncharacterized protein LOC110914227 — protein MDPSWGSPPFTFSGFQQSPNAFNQMSQLQQMQQYQAFQQFMQRGSVELDQFQSQPPTSQPQPSVQLDNDDEVVPESPPKELKRKKNRGKGKAVETESDTAKKSGSRANARTWTKVEEEALALAYVKASTCPIVGNNQTGSCFWKACTDRFNHLMGEGAARDLDSVSRKWRKMNKCVNDFIGIYNPLYINRPSGSSDKDVLNLAMARWETKNPPFPHLRAWNVLKKEPKWASIPNEVATAKRTKTSESGSYSVGGSTAGCQIDINDEPEYEEEPVHEIERPGGRDKAKKEAAAKRKGAGSSGGGGSGGGGGSKASSKMDELISEFRSFKDFAVEKYSHKKNVSADYARAEDFRIMRLDLDSVPEEEREVYRRMKEEVKKKWTS, from the exons ATGGATCCTTCGTGGGGGTCTCCACCATTtacgttttcgggtttccaacaaTCACCTAACGCCTTCAATCAAATGTCCCAACTTCAACAAATGCAACAATACCAAGCATTCCAACAATTCATGCAACGCGGCTCGGTTGAACTTGATCAATTCCAATCGCAACCGCCAACTTCCCAACCGCAACCCTCGGTTCAACTTGACAATGATGATGAAGTCGTCCCCGAATCGCCACCTAAAGAACTCAAGCGCAAAAAAAACAGGGGGAAGGGGAAGGCCGTTGAAACCGAATCCGACACCGCAAAAAAAAGCGGTTCGAGAGCAAATGCGAGAACGTGGACAAAAGTAGAGGAGGAGGCGCTAGCATTAGCGTATGTTAAGGCCTCAACTTGCCCGATTGTCG ggAACAATCAAACGGGTTCTTGTTTTTGGAAGGCATGTACGGATAGATTTAATCACCTTATGGGGGAAGGCGCGGCCCGTGATCTCGATTCCGTATCGAGGAAGTGGCGGAAAATGAACAAGTGCGTGAATGATTTTATCGGGATTTATAACCCACTTTATATTAATCGTCCTAGTGGGAGTAGCGACAAGGACGTTCTTAACCTTGCAATGGCTAGATGGGAAACAAAAAATCCGCCTTTCCCGCACCTCCGAGCATGGAACGTTTTAAAGAAAGAACCAAAATGGGCGTCGATTCCAAATGAGGTCGCAACCGCCAAACGGACTAAAACTTCCGAGTCCGGAAGTTATAGTGTGGGAGGCTCCACCGCTGGTTGTCAAATCGACATAAACGACGAACCGGAATATGAAGAGGAGCCCGTTCACGAGATCGAACGTCCCGGCGGAAGGGACAAAGCAAAAAAAGAGGCGGCCGCAAAGCGCAAAGGGGCCGGATCGAGTGGAGGGGGCGGCTCGGGTGGAGGTGGCGGCTCGAAGGCGTCTTCGAAAATGGACGAGTTAATTTCCGAATTCCGTTCGTTTAAAGACTTTGCGGTCGAAAAATATAGTCACAAGAAAAACGTGTCGGCCGACTATGCTCGAGCGGAGGATTTTAGGATAATGAGGTTGGATCTCGACTCGGTTCCGGAGGAAGAACGAGAGGTGTATCGAAGGATGAAGGAAGAGGTGAAGAAAAAATGGACGtcgtag